In Burkholderia sp. PAMC 26561, the following are encoded in one genomic region:
- a CDS encoding helix-turn-helix domain-containing protein, whose amino-acid sequence MSSPEERATLQELIGKATTAGARQARACAVLGLSARTVQRWQGGGPEAVDGRALRHHDAVHKLSTDERAELLAVANSVEFAHLPPSQIVPRLADQGRYIASESTFYRVLREEKQLAHRRSEQPARARSKPRAVCADEPNQLFSWDITYLPTTVRGQYFYLYEVGRQ is encoded by the coding sequence ATGAGCTCCCCCGAAGAGCGTGCGACATTGCAGGAGCTGATCGGCAAGGCGACTACAGCCGGGGCTCGTCAGGCACGCGCATGTGCTGTGCTCGGGCTAAGCGCGCGCACCGTGCAGCGCTGGCAAGGCGGCGGTCCTGAAGCAGTGGATGGGCGCGCCTTACGCCATCATGATGCTGTTCACAAGCTGTCGACCGATGAGCGCGCTGAACTGCTGGCGGTGGCCAACTCTGTCGAATTCGCTCATCTGCCACCGAGCCAAATCGTCCCTCGATTGGCCGACCAGGGCCGCTACATCGCCTCAGAATCGACGTTCTACCGGGTGCTGCGTGAAGAGAAACAGCTTGCTCATCGGCGCAGTGAACAACCAGCGCGCGCCCGCAGCAAGCCTCGCGCAGTTTGTGCCGACGAGCCCAATCAATTGTTCAGCTGGGATATCACTTACCTGCCGACGACAGTTCGCGGGCAGTATTTCTATCTCTATGAGGTCGGTCGTCAATAG
- a CDS encoding transposase, whose product MNAKQTYSVEFREQALAKVLQRGNRSVGTVAAELNMNVLTLRKWIRVSNAANRNPGPVDARRPEDWSLEDRLLALQQSHGLSAEALSAWCRERGLFVHHLDQWRAQFCSAGTASSARANAPELRELKQANAQLQRELKRKEKALAEAAALLILSKKYQALFGDEDE is encoded by the coding sequence TTGAATGCCAAACAGACGTATTCTGTTGAATTCAGGGAGCAGGCGCTGGCAAAGGTCCTGCAACGCGGCAACCGGTCCGTAGGAACGGTTGCCGCGGAACTGAACATGAACGTATTAACTTTGAGGAAGTGGATCCGCGTGTCTAACGCCGCAAACCGCAACCCGGGGCCAGTCGATGCACGGCGCCCGGAAGATTGGTCTTTGGAAGATCGCCTGCTGGCATTGCAGCAGAGCCATGGACTGAGCGCCGAGGCACTCAGCGCGTGGTGCCGTGAACGTGGCTTGTTTGTTCATCATCTGGACCAGTGGCGTGCCCAGTTTTGCTCGGCCGGCACCGCGAGCAGCGCACGTGCAAACGCTCCAGAACTGCGCGAGCTGAAACAGGCCAATGCGCAGCTGCAGCGCGAATTGAAACGCAAGGAAAAGGCTTTAGCGGAGGCGGCCGCGTTGCTGATACTTTCAAAAAAGTACCAGGCGCTGTTCGGGGACGAGGACGAATGA
- the istA gene encoding IS21 family transposase — translation MKPHLQSTVFTLLERNKSQRQIQRLTGIDRKTIRRYQAIFESQKSGSANSSMVTAGSESAVTQSPPSPRPPATEASSKATTFNFARSASEPHREWIEEQVRLRRNAQAIYQDLVDQFAFTASYESVKRFVRALRHIDPEQFDRLAFAPGEEAQVDYGEGALTRDPKTGRYRRPRLFVMTLRYSRRSFRRVVWKSSKQVWAQLHEEAFRYFGGAVSYVVLDNLREGVVTPDLYEPEINRLYEAMLEHYGVVADPARVRDPNRKGTVENAIQHTQGTALAGRRFESLEAQNEFLMHWEANWAAKRIHGSARRQVEAMFQEERPHLRALPTTGFRYFTEVVRTVWDDTTVNIDRSNYAARPAPIGSLVSVRIYDSTIEIRDRRTQALLRTHHRALQAGSLELPEDERPFNPSRQSAFLLASAADIGPQTKALCQHMFDSEGRVGHRAMWGIVGLAKKYPARLVEQACDHALRHHVYRYKQVRAIVERLFEQALERLDQAPQLELPLTQDHPLIRSTAEYGELFTLGAQHGAESQPPTGETQA, via the coding sequence TTGAAGCCGCACCTGCAAAGCACCGTATTCACACTACTCGAGCGTAACAAGAGCCAGCGCCAGATCCAGCGGCTGACGGGCATCGACCGCAAGACGATCCGCCGCTATCAGGCGATCTTCGAGTCGCAGAAGTCTGGGTCAGCAAACTCCTCCATGGTGACCGCCGGCTCTGAATCGGCAGTCACGCAAAGTCCCCCATCGCCGCGACCACCGGCTACTGAGGCTTCCAGCAAGGCGACAACGTTCAATTTCGCCCGCTCCGCAAGCGAACCGCATCGCGAGTGGATCGAAGAGCAGGTCCGCCTGAGGCGAAACGCGCAGGCGATCTATCAGGATCTGGTCGACCAGTTCGCATTCACCGCGAGCTACGAGAGCGTCAAGCGTTTCGTGCGCGCCTTGCGCCACATTGATCCCGAGCAGTTCGACCGTCTCGCGTTCGCCCCCGGCGAAGAAGCTCAAGTCGATTATGGCGAAGGCGCACTGACCCGCGATCCGAAGACCGGCCGCTACCGACGCCCGCGGTTGTTTGTGATGACCCTTCGGTACTCAAGACGCAGCTTCCGGCGCGTGGTCTGGAAGTCCAGCAAACAGGTCTGGGCTCAGCTTCACGAAGAAGCCTTCCGCTACTTTGGCGGTGCGGTCAGCTACGTCGTTCTCGACAACCTCCGGGAAGGCGTCGTCACGCCCGACCTGTATGAACCCGAGATCAACCGGCTCTACGAGGCGATGCTAGAGCATTACGGTGTCGTCGCCGATCCGGCACGTGTGCGGGACCCGAATCGAAAGGGGACCGTGGAGAACGCGATTCAACATACGCAGGGCACCGCGCTCGCCGGCCGCCGTTTCGAGTCGCTCGAAGCCCAGAACGAATTCCTGATGCACTGGGAGGCAAACTGGGCTGCCAAACGAATCCATGGCAGCGCCCGGCGACAGGTCGAGGCCATGTTCCAGGAGGAGAGGCCGCATCTGCGGGCGTTGCCGACCACCGGCTTTCGCTACTTCACGGAGGTCGTGCGTACCGTCTGGGACGACACCACTGTCAACATCGATCGCAGCAACTATGCGGCACGACCTGCACCGATCGGCAGTCTCGTTTCAGTGCGGATCTACGACTCCACCATCGAGATTCGCGATCGCCGTACGCAGGCGCTGCTGCGCACGCATCATCGCGCCCTCCAGGCCGGTTCGCTTGAACTGCCAGAAGACGAACGCCCGTTCAATCCGTCCCGTCAGAGCGCCTTCCTGCTCGCGAGCGCTGCGGACATCGGGCCGCAAACGAAGGCACTTTGCCAGCACATGTTCGACAGCGAAGGTCGCGTCGGCCATCGCGCCATGTGGGGCATCGTCGGCCTGGCGAAGAAGTATCCCGCCCGGCTCGTTGAACAGGCCTGCGATCACGCATTGCGTCATCACGTCTACCGCTACAAACAGGTGCGCGCGATCGTCGAGCGGCTGTTCGAACAGGCACTCGAGCGTCTCGATCAGGCACCGCAACTCGAACTGCCTCTCACGCAGGATCACCCGCTGATCCGTTCCACCGCCGAATACGGCGAACTCTTTACCCTCGGTGCGCAGCACGGCGCCGAATCTCAACCTCCGACTGGAGAAACACAGGCATGA
- the istB gene encoding IS21-like element helper ATPase IstB produces MTMTLPEIERALGQLRLSGVRDTLETRVLQAQGPQQPFLETFALILQDELDRRQSRLIERRYKLSGLEEKLALAEFDWGFNPKVPRQACFQLHTLKFIAAGDNALIIGKPGTGKSHVAKAVAYQAVLQGHKVQYLETDDFFSRYALSPTAQREARLRAILESDLLVLDDLFLSRTIPDAAGALLQTLIHQRYKLHRSVVVTSNRVVQDWGAYLGDNTMSTTILGRLMHHCHLLEFDGRSYRLKEAAETLARKSKNS; encoded by the coding sequence ATGACCATGACATTACCGGAAATCGAACGGGCTCTCGGACAGCTCCGCCTGTCCGGCGTGCGCGACACGCTTGAAACGCGCGTGTTGCAGGCCCAGGGCCCGCAGCAGCCATTCCTTGAAACCTTCGCACTGATCCTGCAGGACGAACTGGATCGCCGCCAGTCCCGGCTCATTGAACGCCGCTACAAGCTCTCCGGCCTCGAAGAGAAACTCGCGCTCGCCGAATTCGACTGGGGCTTCAATCCCAAAGTGCCCCGCCAGGCCTGCTTCCAGCTTCACACGCTGAAGTTCATCGCCGCCGGCGACAACGCGCTGATCATCGGCAAACCCGGCACCGGCAAATCGCACGTTGCGAAGGCTGTCGCCTACCAGGCGGTCCTGCAGGGCCACAAGGTACAGTATCTTGAGACCGACGACTTCTTTAGCCGTTACGCGCTGAGCCCGACGGCTCAGCGCGAAGCCCGACTGCGAGCCATCCTCGAGAGCGATCTGCTCGTGCTGGATGACCTGTTCCTGTCGCGTACGATCCCAGATGCCGCCGGCGCGCTGCTGCAAACGCTAATCCATCAACGCTACAAACTACATCGCAGCGTTGTCGTGACATCCAATCGCGTTGTGCAGGATTGGGGCGCATATCTAGGCGACAACACGATGAGCACCACGATCCTCGGCCGGCTCATGCATCACTGCCACCTGCTTGAATTCGACGGCCGCAGTTACCGTCTCAAGGAAGCCGCTGAAACGCTTGCGCGGAAATCGAAAAACAGCTAA
- the istB gene encoding IS21-like element helper ATPase IstB: MDSRCRLLWNEVRHPDYKGVLDRLLQAETADRAVRSVNNQMLAAKFPVHRDLAGFDFDCSPVDQKLIAKLAETTFTEDAHNLVFVGGTGSGKSHLATALGVSSIVEHGKRVRFYSTVNLVNALEQEKAQGRAGRILASMLRLDLVICDELGYLPFSQAGGALLFHLLSHLYEHTSVAITTNLDFGEWSSVFGDAKMTTALLDRLTHHCHIVETGNESYRFLHSSTNAKAHIRAREASKKGRTPGTALPRRE, from the coding sequence CTGGACTCTCGTTGCCGATTGCTTTGGAATGAGGTGCGCCATCCTGATTACAAAGGCGTGCTCGATCGCTTGCTGCAAGCCGAGACGGCAGACCGAGCAGTACGCTCGGTGAATAATCAAATGTTGGCGGCGAAATTCCCCGTGCATCGTGATCTGGCTGGCTTTGACTTTGACTGCTCGCCGGTCGACCAAAAGCTCATCGCAAAGTTGGCCGAGACAACGTTTACCGAGGATGCCCACAACCTGGTGTTCGTCGGCGGAACGGGTTCGGGAAAAAGTCATTTGGCGACGGCCCTCGGCGTGTCAAGCATTGTGGAGCACGGCAAGCGCGTTCGGTTTTATTCCACTGTGAATTTGGTCAATGCGCTGGAGCAGGAGAAGGCACAGGGCCGTGCTGGCCGAATCCTGGCGAGCATGCTGCGTTTGGACTTGGTGATTTGCGACGAGCTGGGGTATTTGCCGTTTAGCCAGGCTGGCGGGGCGCTGCTGTTCCATTTGTTGAGCCACCTGTACGAGCACACGAGCGTGGCCATCACGACAAATTTGGACTTCGGAGAATGGTCGAGTGTATTCGGAGATGCAAAGATGACCACGGCATTGCTCGACCGTCTCACCCATCACTGTCACATCGTTGAAACCGGGAATGAAAGTTATCGCTTCCTGCACAGCAGCACCAACGCAAAGGCGCATATCCGAGCACGTGAGGCCAGTAAAAAAGGGCGCACTCCGGGCACAGCGCTGCCGAGGCGTGAGTAA
- a CDS encoding tyrosine-type recombinase/integrase, with protein MRQQGIKRAEVLSPSQIRHLLRVTDATSRYPERDAVILLLGLGCGMRITETAQVTVADFLFSKRRAAPRNIFARRDHKGVSATLCRSVVAEAYRCVTPVCGHRRERGIGTTLGRTDFNGLNCQLPLIVSRKGYPYLLSLKRRENAEGCTTDYWAADSLQAYVTGLYRAAGLRGTSHSGRRTFATSLFRKGATIEQVQLLLGHESIDDTSRYIDNRTQDFRAAIAAVI; from the coding sequence ATGCGTCAGCAAGGCATTAAACGCGCCGAAGTTCTATCCCCGAGCCAAATCCGTCATCTACTTCGTGTTACTGACGCCACGAGTCGCTACCCCGAAAGAGACGCTGTTATCTTGCTGTTGGGGCTGGGATGCGGCATGCGAATTACCGAGACAGCTCAAGTTACTGTTGCAGACTTTTTATTTTCCAAGCGGCGAGCTGCGCCTAGAAATATCTTTGCGCGCCGCGATCACAAAGGGGTGTCGGCAACGCTGTGTCGTTCCGTCGTCGCCGAAGCTTATCGCTGCGTTACGCCGGTATGTGGCCATCGACGCGAGCGTGGGATCGGGACAACTTTGGGCCGCACCGATTTCAACGGTCTCAATTGTCAGCTTCCTCTTATTGTTAGCCGCAAGGGCTATCCGTATTTGCTCAGTTTGAAGCGACGGGAAAATGCGGAAGGATGCACAACAGACTATTGGGCTGCCGATTCGCTACAGGCATACGTCACTGGCTTGTACCGAGCTGCTGGCCTGCGAGGCACGAGCCACAGCGGACGCAGGACCTTTGCAACGAGCTTATTTAGAAAGGGCGCAACTATCGAGCAAGTGCAACTTCTTCTCGGGCACGAGAGCATTGATGATACCAGTCGCTACATCGACAATCGAACTCAAGATTTTAGGGCTGCGATCGCAGCGGTCATTTGA
- a CDS encoding AbrB/MazE/SpoVT family DNA-binding domain-containing protein, producing MKTVIRKMGNSQGILIPKPILAQLGFEDEVDMEVVDESIVLRRPSPKVRAGWAQASKEIAGSNDDALVMGEFANDGDAELAW from the coding sequence ATGAAAACGGTAATTCGGAAAATGGGCAATTCCCAGGGGATTTTGATTCCCAAGCCAATTTTGGCCCAACTTGGGTTCGAGGATGAGGTAGACATGGAAGTTGTGGATGAGTCGATCGTGCTGCGGCGTCCATCGCCAAAAGTACGCGCTGGCTGGGCGCAAGCTAGCAAGGAGATTGCAGGCTCGAACGATGACGCCTTGGTAATGGGGGAGTTCGCTAATGATGGTGACGCGGAGCTTGCATGGTGA
- a CDS encoding type II toxin-antitoxin system PemK/MazF family toxin yields MVKRGEVWLVALDPTIGSEIQKTRPCLIVSPPEMHDHLKTVLVAPMTSKGRSAPFRVPVSFAKTDGLILLDQMRAVDKKRLVKKAGVIADNTLLKALRTLQEVFAE; encoded by the coding sequence ATGGTGAAGCGAGGAGAGGTTTGGCTTGTCGCTCTTGACCCGACTATTGGTAGCGAAATTCAAAAGACTCGCCCGTGTTTGATCGTCTCGCCGCCCGAGATGCATGACCATCTTAAGACCGTACTTGTCGCGCCGATGACCAGCAAAGGTAGGTCGGCTCCCTTTCGAGTGCCGGTTTCATTCGCCAAAACGGACGGATTAATACTGCTGGATCAAATGCGCGCCGTCGATAAGAAGCGTCTGGTAAAGAAAGCTGGCGTGATTGCCGATAACACATTGTTGAAGGCTCTACGAACGCTGCAGGAAGTTTTCGCGGAATAG